A single region of the Methanoculleus sp. SDB genome encodes:
- a CDS encoding NADPH-dependent FMN reductase has protein sequence MKVLGLSGSMRKDGNTALLIQKILDHVDAENCSEIETEFVSLSGMEILPCIGCEKCKEKKWCIIEKDDWGRIVDKVLDCDILIIGSPTYYYDVCGQLKNFIDRTYSLYHDRKLAGRNAVVVAVCADRGCERTLETLEGFVNTHEFSYLGFVAGKGYMPGDILNDPHAMPKAKEVAGTIIKMLRKDSKYIRSV, from the coding sequence ATGAAGGTGCTCGGCCTATCCGGGAGCATGCGAAAAGACGGCAATACCGCACTCCTGATACAAAAAATTCTTGACCATGTGGATGCGGAAAACTGTTCCGAGATCGAGACGGAATTCGTATCACTCTCGGGGATGGAAATTCTTCCCTGCATCGGATGCGAGAAGTGCAAGGAAAAAAAATGGTGCATCATAGAAAAAGACGACTGGGGCCGCATCGTCGACAAGGTTCTCGACTGCGATATCCTCATCATCGGGTCACCCACCTATTACTACGATGTCTGCGGGCAACTCAAGAATTTCATCGACCGGACATATTCGCTCTATCATGACCGGAAACTGGCGGGAAGGAATGCCGTTGTGGTAGCCGTCTGCGCCGACCGCGGATGCGAACGGACCCTCGAGACACTCGAAGGATTCGTCAATACCCACGAGTTTTCGTACCTCGGTTTCGTAGCCGGCAAAGGATACATGCCGGGGGACATCCTCAACGACCCGCATGCAATGCCAAAGGCAAAGGAAGTCGCGGGAACGATTATTAAAATGCTGCGGAAGGATTCGAAATATATCCGGTCCGTCTGA
- the cofH gene encoding FO synthase subunit 2 (7,8-didemethyl-8-hydroxy-5-deazariboflavin synthase subunit 2; catalyzes radical-mediated transfer of hydroxybenzyl group from 4-hydroxyphenylpyruvate (HPP) to 5-amino-6-ribitylamino-2,4(1H,3H)-pyrimidinedione to form 7,8-didemethyl-8-hydroxy-5-deazariboflavin (FO); functions in F420 biosynthesis along with cofG): protein MSAVTVLQRICEDAAGGARLSEEDAITLFSAKGRDIWDIARAADRIREERVGDTVTFVRNQNLNVTNICVNACGFCAYSRKEGDPDSYRFGKETVQGKAALAGTRGVTEICTVSGLHPAFNAAAYTDIIAWIREAVPDVHIHASNPMEIAFGARKSGISTAEMLCLMKDAGLGSMCGTAAEILVDDVRARICPGKIDTATWERIIREAHAAGIRTTATIMYGHVETVRDRARHLAILRSIQDDTGGFTEFVPLSFIHYQTPLYIRGEAPAGATGREDLLMYAVSRLFLDNIPHIQVSWVKLGTKLSQLALCAGGDDLGGTMYEERISKEAGAKDTDYLDPDEMRRITEDIGRTLAERTTLYGRV, encoded by the coding sequence ATGTCCGCGGTGACGGTACTGCAGCGGATATGTGAGGATGCTGCCGGTGGTGCACGGCTGTCAGAAGAGGATGCGATTACCCTGTTTTCAGCGAAAGGCCGCGATATCTGGGATATAGCCAGAGCAGCCGATCGAATCCGGGAAGAGCGGGTCGGAGATACGGTGACGTTTGTCCGGAACCAGAACCTCAATGTCACGAACATCTGTGTCAATGCCTGCGGATTCTGTGCATATTCCCGGAAGGAAGGGGATCCCGATTCGTACCGGTTCGGAAAGGAGACGGTGCAGGGAAAAGCGGCACTCGCGGGTACGCGTGGCGTAACCGAAATCTGCACCGTCAGCGGCCTCCACCCGGCGTTTAACGCCGCTGCATACACGGACATCATCGCATGGATCCGCGAAGCGGTGCCGGACGTCCATATTCACGCGAGTAATCCGATGGAGATTGCATTCGGGGCACGGAAGAGCGGGATTTCGACCGCCGAGATGCTCTGCCTGATGAAGGATGCAGGACTCGGCTCGATGTGCGGGACGGCTGCGGAAATCCTTGTGGACGACGTGCGGGCGCGCATCTGTCCCGGAAAGATCGATACCGCAACCTGGGAGCGTATTATCCGGGAAGCACATGCGGCGGGCATCAGGACGACCGCCACGATTATGTACGGGCATGTCGAGACGGTTCGTGACCGGGCCCGGCACCTCGCTATTCTCCGCTCTATTCAGGACGATACCGGCGGTTTTACCGAATTCGTCCCCCTCTCGTTCATTCACTATCAGACGCCCCTCTACATCAGGGGAGAGGCCCCGGCGGGAGCGACGGGCCGTGAGGATCTCCTGATGTATGCCGTATCCCGTCTCTTTCTCGACAATATTCCTCACATTCAGGTTTCGTGGGTGAAACTGGGCACCAAGCTGTCCCAGCTCGCCCTGTGTGCGGGCGGTGACGATCTCGGCGGAACGATGTACGAGGAGCGAATATCAAAAGAAGCGGGCGCAAAAGATACGGATTATCTTGATCCGGATGAAATGCGGCGTATTACAGAGGATATCGGACGCACCCTTGCGGAACGGACAACCCTCTATGGGCGTGTATAA
- a CDS encoding endonuclease III, with protein MDKGIYCLIFENRACTCRVGSLGMLAFRPGWHIYVGSALGPGGLARVRRHVRLAQTRNRRPVWHIDALLLSPDFHLTGCICGYTEKKLECMLAVEIGGDAVAGFGCSDCRCLSHLFRRTANPEAEIIAAFHRLGLQCHEHKTQINGSQA; from the coding sequence ATGGATAAAGGGATTTACTGTCTTATTTTTGAGAACAGGGCGTGCACCTGCCGTGTGGGCAGCCTCGGCATGCTCGCGTTCCGGCCCGGGTGGCACATCTACGTCGGATCGGCACTCGGTCCCGGCGGACTGGCCCGGGTACGCCGGCATGTCCGCCTCGCTCAGACCCGGAACCGGCGCCCGGTCTGGCACATCGACGCCCTGCTGCTCTCCCCGGATTTCCACCTTACCGGATGCATCTGTGGCTATACGGAAAAAAAACTTGAATGCATGCTTGCAGTGGAGATCGGAGGTGACGCGGTGGCAGGCTTCGGGTGCAGCGACTGCCGCTGCCTCTCGCATCTCTTCCGGCGCACCGCCAACCCGGAGGCCGAAATCATCGCGGCGTTCCATCGCCTCGGGCTTCAATGCCACGAGCACAAGACTCAAATAAATGGCAGCCAAGCATAG